The following proteins are encoded in a genomic region of Actinomadura sp. NAK00032:
- a CDS encoding AfsR/SARP family transcriptional regulator, whose product MVRFKLLGSLEINNGGRTCAITPPKVRQVLALLLVRTGKLVQVDSVIEELWADAPPRRASNTVQTYVYQLRKIIDQEGLAPAGRELLFTQPFGYQLQIEPGQLDVCVFEAEVAEGRRMLDAGRPELASQRLRQALDLWTGPPLADVVQGSLLGTHALHLQELRMRALELRIQTDVQLGRDRDLIGELRSLVARYPLHEWFHGQLIGTLARAGRRAEALAAYGELRALLDEELGLDPSPELQRIHQEMLTPASGSSPVLWTEDFALPDFGRSPALANGSQRGR is encoded by the coding sequence ATGGTGCGCTTCAAGCTTCTCGGCAGTCTGGAGATAAACAACGGCGGACGCACGTGCGCGATCACTCCGCCGAAGGTGCGCCAGGTTCTCGCACTGCTGCTGGTGCGGACCGGCAAGCTCGTCCAGGTCGACTCGGTCATCGAGGAGCTCTGGGCGGACGCGCCGCCCCGCCGCGCCTCCAACACCGTGCAGACCTACGTCTACCAGCTCCGGAAGATCATCGACCAGGAGGGGCTCGCGCCGGCGGGCCGCGAACTGCTGTTCACCCAGCCGTTCGGCTACCAGCTCCAGATCGAGCCGGGCCAGCTCGACGTCTGCGTGTTCGAGGCGGAGGTGGCGGAGGGGCGCCGGATGCTGGACGCCGGCCGGCCCGAACTCGCCTCCCAGCGGCTGCGGCAGGCCCTGGACCTGTGGACCGGGCCCCCGCTGGCCGACGTCGTCCAGGGGAGCCTCCTCGGCACCCACGCCCTGCACCTGCAGGAGCTGCGGATGCGGGCCCTGGAGCTGCGGATCCAGACCGACGTCCAGCTCGGCCGCGACCGCGACCTGATCGGCGAGCTGCGCTCTCTGGTGGCCCGGTACCCGCTGCACGAGTGGTTCCACGGGCAGCTCATCGGCACGCTCGCCCGCGCCGGGCGGAGGGCCGAGGCGCTGGCGGCCTACGGTGAGCTGCGGGCCCTGCTGGACGAGGAGCTGGGGCTCGACCCGTCGCCCGAGCTGCAGCGCATCCACCAGGAGATGCTGACGCCCGCGTCCGGGTCCTCGCCCGTGCTCTGGACCGAGGACTTCGCGCTCCCCGACTTCGGGCGCTCTCCGGCGCTGGCCAACGGATCCCAGCGGGGACGCTGA
- a CDS encoding cyclopropane-fatty-acyl-phospholipid synthase family protein — protein sequence MSEGTSERTEIPEPSEVGLFYDRFAQLAVMVGPEANATMHFGYWDSPEDAATLRQAAARMTEVMIGKVRVGAGERLLDVGCGLGGPGVRLAQATGADVTGVTVSQEQVKLANRLAADEGLADRVRFEHADAMRLPYTADSFDAAWALESIIHMPDRAQVLGEMARVVRPGGRVLVTDIFERAPIPEHKRAPVDAYYRETLLGPPVTIDEYPGLIRSAGLLVDEIVDISENVMGRTMREAARHKRQVSPEIEELHADDPAYQLDLGALAEVWELGYLLVVAHRPGE from the coding sequence GTGAGTGAGGGAACGTCCGAACGGACCGAGATCCCGGAGCCGAGCGAGGTCGGTCTCTTCTACGACCGGTTCGCGCAGCTCGCGGTGATGGTCGGCCCCGAGGCCAACGCCACCATGCACTTCGGGTACTGGGACTCGCCCGAGGACGCCGCCACCCTGCGCCAGGCGGCCGCGCGGATGACCGAGGTCATGATCGGCAAGGTACGGGTCGGCGCGGGCGAGCGCCTGCTGGACGTCGGCTGCGGCCTCGGCGGCCCCGGCGTGCGCCTCGCCCAGGCCACCGGCGCGGACGTCACCGGTGTGACGGTCAGCCAGGAGCAGGTCAAGCTGGCCAACCGGCTGGCCGCGGACGAGGGGCTCGCCGACCGGGTGCGCTTCGAGCACGCGGACGCCATGCGGCTGCCCTACACGGCGGACTCCTTCGACGCCGCGTGGGCCCTGGAGTCCATCATCCACATGCCGGACCGCGCCCAGGTCCTGGGCGAGATGGCGCGGGTGGTCCGGCCGGGCGGCCGGGTGCTGGTGACCGACATCTTCGAGCGGGCTCCCATCCCGGAGCACAAGAGGGCGCCCGTGGACGCCTACTACCGCGAGACGCTGCTCGGCCCCCCCGTCACCATCGACGAGTACCCCGGGCTGATCCGGAGCGCGGGGCTGCTGGTCGACGAGATCGTCGACATCAGCGAGAACGTGATGGGCAGGACGATGCGCGAGGCGGCGCGGCACAAGCGGCAGGTGTCGCCGGAGATCGAGGAGCTGCACGCCGACGACCCTGCGTACCAGCTGGATCTCGGCGCCCTCGCCGAGGTCTGGGAGCTCGGCTACCTGCTGGTGGTGGCGCACCGCCCCGGCGAGTGA
- a CDS encoding thiolase family protein, with product MPRTARDVVFVDGVRTPFGKAGPKGLYAQTRADDMVVRAIRELMRRNPSLPPERVDEVAIAATTQTGDQGLTIGRSAAVLAGLPKSVPGYAIDRMCAGAMTAVTTSGAGISFGSYDVAIAGGVEHMGRHPMGEGVDPNPRFLADRLVDPSALVMGSTAENLHDRFPGITKERADAYAVRSQQKVAAAYAAGKIQPDLVPTAVRSAEKGWGLATEDEPPRPGTTLDDLAKLKTPFRVHGNVTPGNAAGLNDGATACLLAAEDVARELGLTPRMRLVDFSFAGVEPEVMGVGPVPATEKLLARNALTMDDIGLIEINEAFAVQVLAFLEHFKIADDDPRVNPWGGAIALGHPLASSGVRLMNQLARQFEERTDVRYGLTTMCVGMGMGGTVLWENVGWGDDK from the coding sequence GTGCCTCGCACCGCACGCGACGTCGTGTTCGTCGACGGCGTCCGCACCCCGTTCGGCAAGGCCGGCCCCAAGGGGCTGTACGCGCAGACTCGCGCCGACGACATGGTCGTCCGCGCGATCCGCGAGCTGATGCGCCGCAACCCGTCCCTCCCGCCCGAGCGGGTGGACGAGGTCGCGATCGCCGCCACCACCCAGACCGGCGACCAGGGCCTGACCATCGGGCGGTCCGCCGCCGTGCTGGCCGGGCTGCCCAAGAGCGTGCCCGGCTACGCGATCGACCGGATGTGCGCGGGCGCGATGACCGCCGTGACCACCTCCGGCGCCGGGATCTCGTTCGGCTCCTACGACGTCGCCATCGCCGGCGGCGTCGAGCACATGGGCCGGCACCCGATGGGCGAGGGCGTCGACCCGAACCCGCGGTTCCTCGCCGACCGGCTCGTCGACCCGTCCGCCCTGGTCATGGGCTCGACGGCGGAGAACCTGCACGACCGGTTCCCCGGCATCACCAAGGAGCGCGCGGACGCCTACGCCGTGCGCAGCCAGCAGAAGGTCGCCGCCGCCTACGCCGCCGGGAAGATCCAGCCGGACCTCGTGCCCACCGCGGTCCGCTCCGCCGAGAAGGGGTGGGGGCTCGCGACCGAGGACGAGCCGCCGCGCCCCGGCACCACGCTGGACGACCTCGCCAAGCTGAAGACGCCGTTCCGGGTGCACGGCAACGTCACGCCCGGGAACGCCGCCGGGCTGAACGACGGCGCCACCGCGTGCCTGCTCGCCGCCGAGGACGTCGCCCGCGAGCTCGGCCTCACGCCGCGGATGCGCCTGGTCGACTTCTCGTTCGCCGGCGTCGAGCCGGAGGTGATGGGCGTCGGGCCCGTCCCCGCGACCGAGAAGCTCCTCGCCCGCAACGCGCTGACCATGGACGACATCGGCCTCATCGAGATCAACGAGGCGTTCGCCGTCCAGGTGCTGGCGTTCCTGGAGCACTTCAAGATCGCCGACGACGACCCCAGGGTGAACCCGTGGGGCGGCGCGATCGCGCTCGGCCACCCGCTCGCCTCGTCCGGCGTCCGGCTGATGAACCAGCTCGCCCGCCAGTTCGAGGAGCGTACGGACGTCCGCTACGGACTGACCACGATGTGTGTGGGCATGGGCATGGGCGGAACGGTGCTCTGGGAGAACGTGGGCTGGGGGGACGACAAGTGA
- a CDS encoding 3-hydroxyacyl-CoA dehydrogenase NAD-binding domain-containing protein, which produces MSTLGEVFGDEVVTHAHVRDVTLPYAAGTLALITLDNGFDHTKPNTFGPNGLAELNAAIDTIAGRDDIAAVGVTGKPFIFAVGADLKGVPLIANREDARSIGRLGHDVFRRLGELDVPSFAYYNGAAMGGGVEIGLHCTYRTISAGVPAFALPEAFLGLVPGWGGTYLLPNLIGAEKALKVVIENPLAQNRTLKGAQAYELGIADALFDAADFLEESLAWTARVLNGDITVTRPEVDKGKAWDDAVAMARWNVDGKLHGAAPSYTRALDLVAAAKDRTRDEGFAAEDEALADLIMSDELRAGLYAFDLTQKRAKRPAGAPDKALARPVTKVGVVGAGLMASQLALLFARRLEVPVVLTDLDQERLDKGVGYAHGEIDKLLGKGRVTPDKANRLKALITGSLTKDAFADADFVIEAVFEEMSVKQKVFAEVEEYVSAECVLATNTSSLSVTEMASGLAHPERVVGFHFFNPVAVLPLLEIVRGERTGDAALATAFATGKALKKSCVLVEDAPAFVVNRVLLRLLAEIVKAVDEGTPIEVAERAAAPLGLPMPPFVLMGLVGPAIALHVNETLHGAFPDRFPLSGNLATMVAAGKTGVYRPDFSLDPEVVEIFAGGTTPSTEEQVLDRALAALADEIRVMLDEGVVAAPQDIDLCMILGAGWPFHLGGITPYLDRSGVAERVTGRRFLEPGVASLPA; this is translated from the coding sequence GTGAGCACTCTCGGGGAAGTCTTCGGCGACGAAGTCGTGACGCACGCGCACGTACGGGATGTGACGCTGCCCTACGCGGCGGGCACGCTCGCGCTCATCACACTGGACAACGGCTTCGACCACACCAAGCCCAACACGTTCGGCCCCAACGGCCTCGCCGAGCTGAACGCGGCCATCGACACGATCGCCGGGCGCGACGACATCGCGGCCGTCGGCGTCACCGGCAAGCCGTTCATCTTCGCGGTCGGCGCCGACCTGAAGGGCGTCCCGCTCATCGCGAACCGGGAGGACGCCCGGTCCATCGGCAGGCTGGGGCACGACGTGTTCCGCCGGCTCGGCGAGTTGGACGTCCCGTCGTTCGCCTACTACAACGGCGCGGCGATGGGCGGCGGCGTCGAGATCGGCCTGCACTGCACGTACCGGACGATCTCCGCCGGGGTCCCGGCGTTCGCGCTGCCCGAGGCGTTCCTCGGCCTGGTGCCCGGCTGGGGCGGCACGTACCTGCTGCCGAACCTGATCGGCGCGGAGAAGGCGCTCAAGGTCGTCATCGAGAACCCGCTCGCGCAGAACCGGACGCTGAAGGGCGCGCAGGCGTACGAGCTGGGCATCGCGGACGCCCTCTTCGACGCGGCCGACTTCCTGGAGGAGTCGCTCGCCTGGACGGCCCGCGTCCTCAACGGCGACATCACCGTCACCCGGCCCGAGGTCGACAAGGGCAAGGCGTGGGACGACGCGGTCGCGATGGCCCGCTGGAACGTGGACGGCAAGCTGCACGGCGCCGCCCCGTCCTACACGCGCGCCCTCGACCTCGTCGCCGCCGCCAAGGACCGTACCCGCGACGAGGGCTTCGCCGCCGAGGACGAGGCACTGGCCGACCTCATCATGAGCGACGAGCTGCGCGCCGGCCTGTACGCGTTCGACCTCACCCAGAAGCGTGCGAAGAGGCCCGCCGGGGCACCGGACAAGGCCCTCGCCCGCCCGGTCACCAAGGTCGGCGTCGTCGGCGCGGGCCTGATGGCCTCGCAGCTCGCGCTGCTGTTCGCGCGCCGCCTGGAGGTGCCGGTCGTGCTGACCGACCTCGACCAGGAGCGCCTGGACAAGGGCGTCGGCTACGCGCACGGCGAGATCGACAAGCTGCTCGGCAAGGGCCGCGTCACCCCCGACAAGGCGAACCGCCTCAAGGCGCTCATCACCGGCTCGCTGACCAAGGACGCGTTCGCCGACGCCGACTTCGTCATCGAGGCCGTGTTCGAGGAGATGTCGGTCAAGCAGAAGGTGTTCGCCGAGGTGGAGGAGTACGTCTCCGCCGAGTGCGTCCTCGCGACCAACACCTCCTCGCTGTCGGTCACCGAGATGGCGTCCGGGCTGGCGCACCCCGAGCGGGTCGTCGGCTTCCACTTCTTCAACCCCGTCGCGGTGCTGCCGCTGCTGGAGATCGTCCGGGGCGAGCGGACCGGCGACGCCGCGCTCGCCACCGCGTTCGCGACCGGCAAGGCGCTGAAGAAGTCGTGCGTGCTGGTCGAGGACGCCCCGGCGTTCGTGGTCAACCGCGTCCTGCTGCGGCTGCTCGCCGAGATCGTCAAGGCGGTGGACGAGGGCACCCCGATCGAGGTCGCCGAGCGCGCCGCCGCGCCGCTCGGGCTGCCGATGCCGCCGTTCGTGCTGATGGGGCTGGTCGGCCCGGCGATCGCGCTGCACGTCAACGAGACCCTGCACGGCGCGTTCCCGGACCGGTTCCCGCTGTCGGGCAACCTCGCGACGATGGTCGCGGCCGGCAAGACCGGCGTCTACCGGCCGGACTTCTCCCTCGACCCCGAGGTCGTGGAGATCTTCGCGGGCGGGACGACCCCGTCCACCGAGGAGCAGGTGCTCGACCGGGCGCTGGCCGCACTCGCCGACGAGATCCGCGTGATGCTGGACGAGGGCGTCGTCGCGGCCCCGCAGGACATCGACCTGTGCATGATCCTCGGCGCCGGCTGGCCGTTCCACCTCGGCGGCATCACCCCGTACCTGGACCGGTCGGGCGTCGCCGAGCGGGTGACCGGCCGCCGGTTCCTGGAGCCGGGGGTCGCCTCGCTGCCCGC